A section of the Falco biarmicus isolate bFalBia1 chromosome 3, bFalBia1.pri, whole genome shotgun sequence genome encodes:
- the EDN2 gene encoding endothelin-2: MPTASAVLLALALCALLGDGTGHPPPESHLAAHPRTKRCSCNSWLDKECIYFCHLDIIWVNTPGHTAPYGLGSPPRRRKRSLSRCECSHSRDSICATFCQVKPGYLQSLKLPASSGAPAKSPQSGGMRPSHHGLLRALRDLAASSLWFGKHQHHSQRDAQPMVLPWKKKR; encoded by the exons ATGCCCACCGCCTCCGCCGTGCTGCTGGCGCTCGCCCTCTGCGCCCTCCTGGGAGATG GTACAGGCCACCCGCCACCCGAGTCCCACCTGGCCGCGCACCCCAGGACCAAGCGATGCTCCTGCAACAGCTGGCTAGATAAGGAGTGCATTTACTTCTGCCACCTGGATATCATCTGGGTCAACACACCTGG aCACACCGCTCCCTATGGCTTGGGAAGCCCACCAAGGCGGCGCAAGAGATCACTCAGCAGGTGCGAGTGCTCGCACTCCAGGGACAGCATCTGTGCCACCTTCTGCCAGGTGAAGCCTGG GTACCTCCAGAGTCTGAAGCTCCCAGCGAGCTCTGGAGCACCAGCGAAGTCCCCACAGAGTGGTGGCATGAGGCCTTCCCATCATGGCCTGCTGAGAGCTCTCAG GGATCTTGCTGCCTCCAGCCTGTGGTTCGGCAAGCACCAGCACCATTCTCAGAGGGACGCACAGCCAATGGTTTTGCCGTGGAAGAAGAAGAGATAA